A region of Rhodospirillales bacterium DNA encodes the following proteins:
- a CDS encoding DUF4236 domain-containing protein produces MGFSFRKRIGLGKLVRVNLSRSGVSVGLGPPGLNVNIGPRGVRKTIGIPGSGLSYQTFKSWGSPTGAVPPPVVPVAPPPAAPASAVGSSRFQLGLLALLAFLAAAWFLPRWFPESGIPPRSFSTAPPPPVPAPDPPAAAATAPAPPPPLLPRAATPAPTASAPSVAPSPPVPAASPITATDIQEVQTRLKALGHDPGPVDGSVGPRTQSAIRAYQSANALPVTGEVTRALIDRLKIEGRSGAR; encoded by the coding sequence ATGGGGTTCTCGTTCCGCAAGCGTATTGGTCTCGGGAAGCTGGTCAGGGTGAACCTGAGCCGGTCGGGGGTGAGCGTCGGCCTTGGGCCGCCGGGACTGAACGTCAACATCGGTCCACGGGGCGTCCGGAAGACGATCGGCATCCCCGGATCCGGTCTTTCCTACCAAACGTTCAAGTCATGGGGATCGCCGACGGGCGCGGTGCCTCCGCCGGTGGTGCCGGTTGCGCCGCCGCCGGCCGCGCCGGCTTCCGCAGTGGGATCCTCCCGGTTCCAGCTGGGCCTGCTGGCGCTCCTCGCCTTCCTGGCGGCCGCTTGGTTCCTCCCGCGGTGGTTCCCGGAATCCGGTATCCCGCCTCGCTCATTCTCGACGGCGCCGCCGCCACCGGTCCCGGCGCCCGACCCGCCAGCGGCAGCCGCTACGGCACCCGCGCCGCCGCCACCGCTGCTGCCGCGGGCCGCGACGCCGGCGCCGACCGCGTCCGCGCCATCGGTGGCGCCTTCGCCGCCTGTGCCGGCGGCATCGCCGATCACGGCGACCGACATCCAGGAGGTCCAGACCCGGCTAAAGGCGCTGGGGCACGACCCGGGGCCCGTCGACGGCTCGGTCGGGCCGCGTACCCAGTCCGCTATCCGCGCCTACCAGTCGGCGAATGCATTGCCGGTGACGGGCGAGGTCACGCGCGCCCTCATCGACCGTCTCAAGATCGAGGGGCGCTCCGGTGCCCGATAG
- a CDS encoding thermonuclease family protein, with protein sequence MWGIDAPESKQICRRAGGPWLCGGAAANALAEWIGTRTVLCEDKGRDRYGRMIGLCRVGGSDMSGWMVENGWAMAFVRYSRDYVAHEERAKAARRGVWASEFEAPWDWRASSRGGR encoded by the coding sequence ATGTGGGGGATCGACGCGCCGGAGTCGAAGCAGATCTGCCGCCGCGCCGGAGGCCCATGGTTGTGCGGCGGGGCCGCCGCAAACGCCTTGGCGGAGTGGATCGGGACCAGGACGGTCCTGTGCGAGGACAAGGGGCGGGATCGATACGGTCGCATGATCGGACTTTGCCGGGTGGGCGGGTCCGATATGTCGGGCTGGATGGTCGAGAACGGGTGGGCCATGGCGTTCGTCCGCTACAGCCGGGACTACGTCGCGCACGAGGAGCGGGCGAAGGCGGCGCGAAGAGGCGTGTGGGCGAGCGAGTTCGAGGCGCCGTGGGACTGGCGCGCATCGAGCCGCGGCGGCCGATGA
- a CDS encoding trypsin-like peptidase domain-containing protein: protein MRLPCLFSIVVALIGAAARAQGPPSLFDRPFSRMATIEEIGIVDVQKALIWTTHYGSMVDGDYGKLTRGAVAAWQGAQGRTATGTLTPAEAVALVAQGMRARDEWGWTTFRDDAAGYSLGYAARLFTPGRRTGDGGVEFVSSVVGGRLWISVIPGGRADQFGAFYDIASSAHGPAERIDYAVRTERWFVVSGVRSGNWFYLRAERRPSAVAAFTYVMPEDGRSAYGFLATAMSNAFHVDLDLRPPRSADRTPSPPTPPTPPVDRPPAARAPTASSAGTAFYVNGAGYLVTNRHVVDGCRRIALKRRGLAIGDAELVVSDARDDLAVLRHAARSPAYLKVRIGDPLRAAESVTVFGFPLSGVLSTGGNTTLGNITALSGLGDDARYFQLSAPVQPGSSGGPVLDARGRLVGIVVSKRDTLRVAGITGDIPQNVNFTIKAATLAAFLEAQGVRFETDGAGAALDPTRVAEIAAEASVAVECVR from the coding sequence ATGAGGTTGCCGTGCCTTTTTTCGATCGTCGTCGCCCTCATCGGCGCGGCGGCGCGGGCGCAAGGTCCGCCGAGCCTCTTCGACCGGCCATTCTCGCGGATGGCGACGATCGAGGAGATCGGGATCGTCGACGTCCAGAAGGCGCTGATCTGGACGACCCACTACGGCTCCATGGTGGACGGCGACTATGGAAAGCTGACGCGCGGCGCCGTCGCCGCGTGGCAGGGCGCCCAAGGCAGGACCGCGACCGGCACGCTGACGCCGGCCGAGGCGGTGGCGCTCGTCGCGCAGGGCATGCGCGCGCGCGACGAATGGGGCTGGACGACGTTTCGCGACGACGCGGCAGGCTACTCGCTCGGATACGCCGCCCGGCTGTTCACGCCCGGACGGCGGACCGGCGACGGTGGCGTCGAGTTCGTCTCGTCCGTCGTCGGCGGCCGTCTTTGGATCTCCGTCATCCCCGGCGGTCGCGCGGATCAGTTCGGCGCGTTTTACGATATCGCCTCGAGCGCCCACGGACCGGCCGAGCGCATCGACTACGCCGTCCGCACGGAGCGCTGGTTCGTGGTTTCCGGCGTCCGGTCGGGCAATTGGTTCTACCTTCGCGCGGAACGCCGCCCGTCCGCGGTCGCGGCGTTCACCTACGTCATGCCCGAGGACGGCCGGAGCGCGTATGGTTTTCTCGCCACCGCGATGTCCAACGCCTTCCACGTGGATCTCGATCTGCGTCCGCCACGGTCGGCGGACCGGACGCCCAGCCCGCCCACTCCTCCGACGCCTCCGGTGGACAGGCCGCCGGCGGCACGGGCTCCCACCGCATCGAGCGCCGGCACCGCCTTCTACGTCAACGGCGCCGGGTATCTCGTCACCAACCGGCACGTCGTGGACGGCTGCCGCCGCATCGCGTTGAAGCGGCGCGGGTTGGCGATCGGCGACGCCGAGCTCGTCGTGAGCGACGCGAGGGACGATCTCGCCGTCCTGAGGCACGCTGCGCGGTCCCCCGCGTACCTCAAGGTCCGCATCGGCGACCCGCTTCGCGCGGCCGAGTCCGTCACCGTGTTCGGCTTCCCGCTCTCAGGCGTCCTGTCGACCGGCGGCAACACGACGCTCGGGAATATCACGGCGTTGAGCGGTCTCGGGGACGACGCCCGGTATTTCCAGCTCTCGGCTCCCGTGCAGCCCGGCAGCAGTGGCGGCCCCGTCCTCGACGCGCGCGGACGCCTCGTGGGAATCGTCGTCAGCAAACGGGACACCCTGCGTGTCGCCGGCATCACGGGCGACATCCCCCAGAATGTGAACTTCACGATCAAAGCGGCGACGCTGGCGGCGTTTCTGGAGGCGCAGGGCGTCCGCTTCGAGACGGACGGCGCGGGCGCCGCCCTGGATCCGACGCGCGTGGCGGAGATCGCGGCCGAGGCGAGCGTCGCGGTGGAGTGCGTGCGATAG
- a CDS encoding VWA domain-containing protein, with product MTNLEQIPFGAAEFADNPEPRCPCLLLLDTSGSMQGAPIQELNNGLVAFKDELAADALAMKRVEVGLVTFGPVQTIAEFQTPDLFHPPTLSTTGDTPMGAAITHGLEMIRRRKDAYRTNGVAYYRPWVFLITDGAPTDAWQQAAAMVREGEASKSFSFFGIGVQGANMEILGKICVRQPLSLSGLRFRELFAWLSSSLSKVSQSQVGQTVPLEPPSGWAQV from the coding sequence ATGACGAATCTCGAGCAGATCCCATTCGGAGCGGCGGAGTTCGCCGACAATCCGGAGCCGCGGTGCCCCTGCCTGCTGCTGCTCGACACGTCGGGCTCCATGCAGGGCGCGCCGATCCAGGAGCTGAACAACGGGCTGGTCGCGTTCAAGGACGAGCTCGCGGCCGACGCGCTGGCGATGAAGAGGGTCGAGGTCGGCCTGGTCACCTTCGGACCGGTGCAGACGATCGCCGAGTTCCAGACGCCGGACCTCTTCCACCCGCCGACCCTGTCGACCACGGGCGACACGCCGATGGGCGCCGCGATCACGCACGGCCTGGAGATGATCCGCCGCCGCAAGGACGCCTACCGGACCAATGGCGTCGCCTACTACCGGCCGTGGGTCTTCCTGATCACGGACGGCGCTCCGACCGACGCCTGGCAGCAGGCGGCGGCGATGGTGCGCGAGGGCGAGGCGTCGAAGAGCTTCTCGTTCTTCGGGATCGGCGTCCAGGGAGCCAACATGGAGATACTCGGCAAGATCTGCGTGAGGCAGCCGCTCAGCCTCTCGGGCCTGCGTTTCCGCGAGCTCTTCGCCTGGCTCTCGTCCTCGCTGAGCAAGGTGTCCCAGTCGCAGGTGGGGCAGACGGTGCCGCTGGAGCCGCCGTCGGGCTGGGCCCAGGTGTGA
- a CDS encoding protein phosphatase 2C domain-containing protein produces MTHGARWRVAAASTIGTSHDATGAPCQDAHACEFLATGEGGTATLFAVADGAGTASRSDVGAATACRELARLVREHLDAGGSVAGVERTQAVGWIVSIVRALSALADGEGVPVREYACTLLAVVADESHAAFLQIGDGAIVVSEGPEDGWSWVFWPQHGEFANTTNFVVAPDAADVLEFKVDERRFVEVALFTDGIENLVLRQAERSVHQPFFSTMIKPVRESPVDGVDAALSDGLARYLAAPVVTDRTDDDKTLILASRMARPASFEAEPAV; encoded by the coding sequence GTGACGCACGGCGCGCGCTGGCGCGTCGCGGCCGCCTCGACGATCGGGACATCCCACGACGCGACGGGCGCTCCCTGCCAGGACGCCCACGCCTGCGAGTTTCTCGCGACCGGGGAGGGCGGGACCGCGACGCTGTTCGCGGTGGCCGATGGCGCGGGAACGGCCAGTCGTTCGGACGTGGGCGCCGCCACGGCCTGCCGCGAGCTGGCACGCCTCGTGCGCGAGCACCTCGACGCCGGAGGGAGCGTCGCCGGCGTGGAGCGGACGCAGGCCGTCGGATGGATCGTCTCCATCGTGCGGGCGTTGTCCGCGCTGGCGGACGGCGAGGGCGTGCCGGTCCGGGAGTACGCCTGCACCCTGCTGGCGGTCGTGGCCGACGAGTCGCACGCCGCGTTCCTCCAGATCGGCGACGGCGCCATCGTCGTTTCCGAGGGCCCCGAGGACGGCTGGTCGTGGGTGTTCTGGCCGCAGCACGGGGAGTTCGCGAACACCACCAACTTCGTGGTGGCGCCCGACGCGGCCGACGTCCTGGAGTTCAAGGTCGACGAACGCCGGTTCGTGGAGGTGGCGCTGTTCACCGACGGGATCGAGAATCTCGTGCTGCGCCAGGCCGAACGGAGCGTCCATCAGCCGTTCTTCTCGACCATGATCAAACCGGTCCGCGAATCGCCCGTCGACGGCGTCGACGCGGCCCTGTCGGACGGCCTCGCCCGCTACCTGGCGGCGCCGGTGGTCACCGACCGCACCGACGACGACAAGACCCTCATCCTGGCGAGCAGGATGGCCCGGCCCGCGTCCTTCGAAGCGGAGCCGGCGGTTTGA
- a CDS encoding SocA family protein, giving the protein MSLHPLVAAREVCEVRGWNVSNLEIQKILYLAHMTFLGRSEGKKRLVSEHFEAWDYGPVLPTVYHRAKAFGNGPVKNVFVAYPRPRGGAEAEMIQEAVESLEDKTPGELVAITHWHGGAWAKHYASGGRGIVIPNADILDEYHKRVRRP; this is encoded by the coding sequence ATGTCCCTACACCCGCTGGTCGCCGCAAGAGAAGTCTGTGAGGTTCGAGGCTGGAACGTCTCCAATCTCGAAATTCAGAAGATTCTCTATCTCGCCCACATGACCTTCTTGGGGCGGAGCGAGGGTAAGAAGCGACTCGTGTCCGAACACTTCGAGGCTTGGGACTATGGTCCCGTCCTGCCGACCGTCTATCATCGCGCCAAGGCTTTCGGAAACGGGCCGGTCAAGAACGTATTCGTTGCATACCCACGGCCCAGAGGCGGCGCCGAAGCCGAAATGATTCAAGAGGCCGTAGAGAGCCTAGAGGACAAGACACCGGGGGAGCTTGTCGCCATCACGCATTGGCACGGCGGCGCGTGGGCGAAACACTACGCCTCAGGCGGCCGCGGCATTGTGATCCCCAACGCAGACATCTTGGATGAGTACCACAAGCGTGTCCGGCGACCTTGA
- a CDS encoding DUF3489 domain-containing protein, with translation MLRRPGGATLADMVAATGWRPRTVRGAPSDAIGNRLGLAVTSTREEERYRVYRVAG, from the coding sequence CTGCTGCGCCGCCCCGGCGGCGCCACGCTCGCCGACATGGTCGCCGCCACCGGATGGCGGCCGCGCACGGTCCGGGGCGCGCCGTCGGACGCCATCGGCAATCGCCTCGGGCTGGCCGTGACCTCGACGCGCGAGGAGGAACGCTACCGGGTCTACCGCGTCGCGGGCTGA
- a CDS encoding type I secretion system permease/ATPase, which translates to MAIGGTLTGEDAAALAGPPPRPSPSLPPPAGAAPRTTDTGLSCLVLLLKFLDKPVDPGQVRHQYGRDGEELSAIDMLRCARDMGVKAREVKADWRRLAKLSLPAIAALKDGSWVVLARISEDKALIQDPVERRPVTVARAEFEERWAGRLLLMTTRERVAGELRSFDVTWFIPAIVRFRGLFGQVLAASFFLQILGLISPLFFQVVVDKVLVHRTYTTLDVLVMALIAVTLFECVVGALRMYVFAHTTSRVDVELGARLYRHLVSLPLAYFQVRRVGQSVARVRELETIRHFLTSNALTLVIDVLFTGVFFAVMFLYSVKLSLIVLAAVPMFAGIVVVIGPVLRRRLEEKFNRGAENQSFLVESVSGIETVKAMAVEPQMQRRWEEQLAGYVQAAFKVTSLANIGSHLIQLVGKGVTAATLWFGAHAVIDGELTVGQFIAFTMFANHVIQPILRLSQMWQDFQQVRISVNRLGDILNTPTEPTYKAGRVVLPPIRGDIEFDAVTFRYRTDGPEVLRRLSLKIPAGQVIGITGASGSGKSTLAKLVQRLYVPESGRVLVDGVDLALIDPAWLRRQVGVVPQESVLFNRSVRDNIALADRTVSMDRIVRAATMAGAHEFILQMPEGYDTQIEERGMNLSGGQRQRIAIARALLMDPRILIFDEATSALDAETEAIVQDNMAEIVRGRTVIIIAHRESALRICHEVVSLKVRNGGDL; encoded by the coding sequence ATGGCGATCGGGGGCACCCTGACGGGAGAGGACGCGGCGGCTCTGGCCGGCCCGCCGCCTCGCCCGTCGCCGTCCCTTCCGCCCCCGGCCGGCGCCGCTCCCCGGACGACCGACACCGGCCTGAGCTGCCTCGTCCTGCTCCTCAAATTCCTCGACAAGCCGGTCGACCCCGGCCAGGTGCGCCACCAGTACGGCCGCGACGGCGAGGAGCTGTCGGCCATCGACATGCTGCGCTGCGCCCGCGACATGGGCGTCAAGGCGCGCGAGGTCAAAGCCGACTGGAGGCGGCTGGCGAAGCTGTCGCTGCCGGCGATCGCCGCCCTGAAGGACGGCTCCTGGGTGGTGCTGGCCCGGATCTCCGAGGACAAGGCGCTGATCCAGGACCCAGTCGAGCGCCGGCCGGTCACCGTGGCGCGGGCGGAGTTCGAGGAGCGCTGGGCGGGCCGCCTGCTGCTGATGACCACGCGCGAGCGCGTCGCGGGCGAGCTGCGGTCGTTCGACGTCACGTGGTTCATCCCCGCGATCGTGCGCTTCCGGGGCCTGTTCGGCCAGGTGCTGGCGGCCTCGTTCTTCCTGCAGATCCTCGGGCTGATCAGTCCGCTGTTCTTCCAGGTCGTGGTCGACAAAGTGCTGGTGCACCGCACCTACACCACGCTGGACGTGCTGGTGATGGCGTTGATCGCCGTCACGCTGTTCGAGTGCGTGGTCGGCGCGCTCAGGATGTACGTCTTCGCCCACACCACCAGCCGGGTCGACGTCGAGCTGGGGGCGCGGCTCTACCGGCACCTCGTGTCGCTGCCCTTGGCATACTTCCAGGTCCGGCGGGTGGGCCAGTCGGTGGCGCGGGTGCGCGAGCTAGAGACGATCCGGCATTTCCTGACTAGCAACGCTCTGACGCTCGTGATCGACGTGCTGTTCACCGGCGTGTTCTTCGCCGTCATGTTCCTCTACAGCGTCAAGCTGAGCCTGATCGTGCTGGCCGCCGTGCCGATGTTCGCGGGCATCGTGGTGGTGATCGGCCCGGTGCTGCGGCGGCGGCTGGAGGAGAAGTTCAACAGGGGGGCGGAGAACCAGTCCTTCCTGGTCGAGTCCGTGAGCGGCATCGAGACGGTCAAGGCGATGGCGGTGGAGCCGCAGATGCAGCGCCGCTGGGAGGAGCAGCTGGCGGGCTACGTGCAGGCCGCCTTCAAGGTCACCAGCCTGGCCAACATCGGCAGCCACCTCATCCAGCTCGTCGGCAAGGGCGTGACGGCGGCCACCCTATGGTTCGGGGCGCACGCGGTGATCGACGGCGAGCTGACGGTGGGCCAGTTCATCGCCTTCACGATGTTCGCCAACCACGTGATCCAGCCGATCCTGCGCCTGAGCCAGATGTGGCAGGACTTCCAGCAGGTCCGCATCTCGGTCAACCGGCTGGGCGACATCCTCAACACCCCCACGGAGCCGACCTACAAGGCCGGCCGCGTCGTGCTGCCGCCGATCCGCGGCGACATCGAGTTCGACGCCGTCACCTTCCGCTACCGCACCGACGGGCCGGAGGTGCTACGGCGGCTGTCCCTCAAGATCCCGGCCGGGCAGGTGATCGGCATCACCGGCGCCTCGGGCTCGGGCAAGAGCACCTTGGCGAAGCTGGTGCAGCGGCTCTACGTGCCGGAATCGGGCCGGGTGCTGGTGGACGGCGTCGACCTGGCGCTGATTGATCCGGCGTGGCTGCGGCGGCAGGTCGGCGTGGTGCCGCAGGAGTCGGTGCTGTTCAACCGCTCTGTCCGGGACAACATCGCGCTGGCGGACCGCACGGTGTCGATGGACCGGATCGTGCGGGCGGCTACGATGGCCGGCGCGCACGAGTTCATCCTCCAGATGCCGGAGGGCTACGACACGCAGATCGAGGAGCGCGGGATGAACCTGTCCGGCGGCCAGCGGCAGCGCATCGCCATCGCGCGGGCGCTGCTGATGGACCCGCGCATCCTGATCTTCGACGAGGCGACGAGCGCGCTGGACGCGGAGACGGAGGCCATCGTACAGGACAACATGGCGGAGATCGTGCGGGGGCGGACAGTCATCATCATCGCGCACAGAGAGTCGGCGTTAAGAATATGTCACGAAGTAGTTAGCCTAAAAGTCCGGAATGGTGGTGATCTCTGA